In the genome of Eggerthella sp. YY7918, one region contains:
- a CDS encoding leucine-rich repeat domain-containing protein — protein MKQLQHSVWSLPVAKVGTGVVAAIFVGAAAFGAIQLSGQAFDPSAFLDAGFNRQANPEYNTAYDIDHSEADGEANMQADQEETPQPEQPDLQQVDASSWSQNEGSGSSALSVVEGPASGGTVLGGEGGEGGTPSDNPLTGPVINGDGNGSGGDGTGEGQGGNGDGNQGGGDTPGPIPPTDPDPRPSLPDDMYGNVGWIETHPFPEAGIEPEPDENGAVSVSFAVYTEEYMLEDPDELGMERIYYGMYLDDWKLLCATYFYVTVNDTMYRLENYSDNFKIGAFPEVLTSDTLEVDFFFRLNVNDKWQTERVKYLVHPNKVIVEGWDGTSLKTRYPAVGQEVYLDDVFSSMLPAGTEPGMPLTWVFPGWTDNEGSSALSTTYLPPRKGRIELQPLPLAPVPPEFQVTYQWGNQALVGYTGTSPVCALPEGIQSIDLPFGRTVSAEVVRIPASLRYGAGALVASRAYEVDEGNTTFHMQDGMLFETESGALYGIPTNKETVVIPPGTPLIVFPENNHIKRIEVSDVIEPEYFEALHGAEIAVPADRYIEFLAAWGAHPGDPSNRLVADTGEEFDYVIRDGAAYTTDGSTLVEVLDGAKGTFFVPEGVQVVKEGAFAKCPRVDTVVLPQSVRVLERESLVSEGLTRVLLEGTTPPTVDAETFGTAEAHVRFATYDTYLRSWSEQLGTAAAETLLAADDFTTPTVNGYHLLSLAPRASDGTPNTAANETIILRAPADATQFAPDTLGDIAPTALGAGAFEGCTALSVVELPASVKVIGDDAFAGCTNLEAFFSASPDMIVIGVGSFANCDALRMAAFSAHEGQVADWNDLYSSGFRAFAPYESVGYDEGSPDRYTLIFETMCDDLRLVRGFGGVLLYGYATIYDQLVLLGATSDVGGVVSLEPGTAVIYFNVFKDCANLTSIDDASMADVEEIYDYAFARSGLTDIVISQKVFYMGTGVFESCRALEQVVFEEGLNDEGDLVGLDWVTEDMFVGCTKLTSVTFPSTVLWVDYGIFTNSAVRTVVFTSEEAPILTRPNPTFPFVFSENPPDDFKIELAGVAAGHRDDYIQSWKNSLIARPNGSELTPEEDLRATNLARALFGLPALEALPAPDPPTPLEAATAPEKSAASQEVAPLDEPTSPENPASLNTASGNNETVDPLAPTGVEEENDSTAQDVEPEKDPPERIEQTGKREE, from the coding sequence ATGAAACAATTGCAGCATAGTGTGTGGAGCCTACCTGTCGCGAAAGTAGGAACAGGCGTAGTAGCTGCAATATTCGTCGGCGCTGCTGCCTTCGGTGCCATCCAGTTGAGCGGTCAGGCATTTGACCCCAGCGCCTTTCTTGATGCGGGTTTCAACCGTCAAGCAAATCCTGAGTACAACACAGCCTACGATATCGATCATAGTGAGGCCGACGGCGAAGCCAATATGCAGGCCGATCAGGAGGAAACGCCCCAACCTGAGCAGCCCGATTTGCAGCAAGTCGACGCGTCGTCGTGGTCGCAAAACGAAGGATCGGGTTCTTCGGCATTGTCAGTGGTTGAGGGTCCGGCATCCGGCGGCACGGTGCTGGGCGGCGAGGGCGGCGAAGGCGGTACGCCTTCGGATAACCCGCTGACCGGCCCCGTGATAAACGGTGACGGCAACGGTAGCGGCGGGGATGGCACTGGCGAGGGGCAGGGTGGTAACGGCGACGGCAACCAAGGCGGCGGCGATACTCCGGGACCGATTCCCCCTACTGACCCCGACCCGCGCCCGAGCCTTCCCGACGACATGTACGGTAATGTGGGCTGGATCGAAACCCATCCCTTCCCCGAAGCTGGCATCGAACCCGAACCTGATGAAAATGGCGCGGTGTCTGTATCGTTTGCGGTATATACCGAAGAGTACATGCTGGAAGATCCCGATGAACTGGGCATGGAGCGTATCTACTACGGCATGTATCTGGATGATTGGAAGCTGCTCTGCGCAACCTATTTCTATGTCACGGTGAACGACACCATGTATCGCCTGGAAAATTACAGTGACAACTTCAAAATAGGCGCCTTCCCCGAGGTGCTTACCTCCGACACATTGGAAGTGGACTTCTTCTTCCGACTCAATGTCAACGACAAGTGGCAGACTGAACGCGTGAAGTATCTGGTCCATCCCAACAAGGTGATTGTGGAGGGATGGGACGGAACATCTCTCAAGACACGCTATCCCGCCGTGGGGCAGGAAGTATATCTGGACGATGTGTTCTCCTCCATGCTGCCTGCGGGCACGGAGCCCGGCATGCCGCTTACCTGGGTGTTTCCCGGTTGGACGGATAACGAAGGCTCCTCGGCGCTCAGTACCACCTATCTTCCCCCGCGCAAGGGACGCATCGAGTTGCAACCGCTTCCCCTGGCTCCCGTGCCTCCTGAGTTTCAGGTGACCTATCAGTGGGGAAATCAGGCGCTTGTGGGGTACACGGGCACCTCGCCGGTGTGTGCGCTGCCCGAAGGCATCCAGTCCATCGACCTGCCGTTTGGTCGGACGGTTTCGGCGGAGGTTGTTCGCATCCCAGCGTCGCTGCGATACGGGGCGGGCGCTCTGGTGGCCTCGCGCGCCTATGAGGTGGACGAGGGCAACACCACCTTCCACATGCAGGACGGCATGCTGTTTGAAACGGAATCGGGCGCGCTCTACGGCATTCCCACGAACAAGGAAACCGTGGTTATCCCGCCGGGAACGCCGCTCATTGTGTTCCCCGAAAACAACCACATTAAGCGTATCGAAGTGTCCGACGTGATTGAACCCGAATACTTCGAGGCGCTGCATGGTGCCGAAATCGCGGTGCCGGCCGATCGCTACATCGAATTTCTTGCTGCATGGGGCGCCCATCCAGGCGACCCATCGAACCGCCTCGTGGCCGATACGGGCGAGGAATTTGACTACGTCATTCGCGATGGCGCGGCGTACACGACTGACGGCTCCACGCTGGTTGAGGTGCTGGACGGCGCGAAGGGAACGTTCTTTGTGCCCGAAGGCGTGCAGGTGGTGAAGGAAGGCGCTTTCGCAAAGTGTCCGCGCGTGGACACGGTGGTGCTGCCGCAGAGCGTTCGTGTGCTTGAGCGGGAAAGCCTGGTGAGCGAGGGTCTTACGCGCGTGCTGCTTGAAGGTACGACGCCACCGACGGTGGATGCCGAGACGTTCGGCACAGCGGAGGCTCACGTGCGGTTTGCGACCTACGACACCTACCTGCGCTCGTGGAGTGAGCAGCTTGGCACCGCGGCGGCCGAAACGCTGCTTGCGGCGGATGACTTCACCACGCCTACGGTGAACGGATATCACCTGCTCAGCCTTGCGCCGCGGGCGAGTGATGGCACGCCGAATACGGCAGCGAACGAAACCATCATCCTGCGCGCCCCCGCCGATGCGACGCAGTTTGCGCCGGATACGCTCGGCGACATCGCGCCGACGGCTCTTGGCGCAGGTGCCTTCGAGGGCTGCACCGCGCTTTCGGTGGTGGAGTTGCCTGCCAGCGTGAAAGTCATCGGTGATGACGCGTTTGCGGGATGCACGAACCTCGAGGCGTTCTTCTCGGCCTCGCCGGATATGATAGTCATCGGTGTGGGTTCGTTTGCGAACTGCGATGCGCTCAGGATGGCTGCCTTTAGCGCGCACGAAGGCCAGGTGGCCGACTGGAACGACCTCTACAGCAGCGGTTTCCGTGCCTTCGCCCCGTATGAGTCGGTGGGCTACGACGAGGGGTCGCCGGATAGATATACACTCATTTTTGAAACGATGTGTGACGACTTGCGCCTGGTACGGGGCTTTGGCGGTGTGCTGCTGTACGGCTACGCGACGATATACGACCAGCTCGTACTGCTGGGTGCTACCTCAGATGTGGGCGGGGTGGTGTCGCTTGAGCCCGGTACGGCGGTCATCTACTTTAACGTGTTCAAAGACTGCGCGAACCTCACCTCTATCGACGATGCGAGCATGGCTGACGTCGAGGAGATCTACGACTACGCGTTCGCTCGTTCGGGTTTGACGGATATCGTCATCTCTCAAAAGGTGTTCTATATGGGAACGGGCGTGTTCGAGAGCTGCAGGGCGCTTGAACAGGTGGTATTCGAGGAGGGCCTCAACGATGAGGGCGATCTTGTCGGCCTTGATTGGGTGACCGAAGACATGTTTGTTGGTTGCACGAAGCTCACCAGCGTGACCTTCCCGTCAACCGTTCTGTGGGTGGACTATGGCATATTCACCAACTCTGCTGTGCGCACCGTGGTGTTTACGAGCGAGGAAGCACCTATTTTGACCAGGCCGAATCCCACCTTCCCCTTCGTGTTCTCCGAGAATCCGCCGGATGACTTCAAGATTGAACTCGCAGGAGTGGCGGCCGGTCATAGGGACGACTACATTCAGTCGTGGAAGAATTCGCTCATCGCACGGCCCAACGGCTCTGAACTCACGCCTGAAGAGGACTTGCGCGCAACCAACCTGGCACGCGCCCTCTTCGGCTTGCCCGCGCTTGAAGCCTTGCCGGCGCCCGACCCGCCCACGCCCCTTGAGGCCGCGACTGCGCCCGAAAAGTCGGCCGCGTCGCAAGAGGTTGCTCCACTTGACGAGCCTACTTCGCCCGAAAACCCCGCTTCGCTCAACACCGCCTCCGGGAATAATGAGACGGTTGACCCCCTTGCGCCAACGGGCGTGGAGGAAGAAAATGACAGTACTGCTCAGGATGTGGAACCTGAAAAAGATCCGCCGGAACGTATTGAGCAAACAGGTAAGAGAGAAGAATGA